One window of Ictalurus punctatus breed USDA103 chromosome 22, Coco_2.0, whole genome shotgun sequence genomic DNA carries:
- the LOC108255576 gene encoding HLA class I histocompatibility antigen, alpha chain E isoform X3, which yields MEHCSAIIEVLLYLSVSLQISSAVTHTLQYLYTALRPAINFPEFIAVGLMDGEQFVYYDSNITKMIPKTEWIQKIEADVADYWDSQTVQQLNDQDNFKFKLDAVMQLWSLKQTEGVHTLQMIYGCELNDDSTTRGYEQYGFDGEDFISLDLKTGTWTAANDKAEIKEKWGSTEAEAQHRKSYLETECIQWLKKYMSYSRETLERTVPPTASVFQKHSSSPDVVCHATGFFPKTVNITWQKDGEDVHEDVDLRETLPNQDGSFQKRSILTVSAEDLQKHTYTCVIQHSSLEKEIVLHKKDLRILNPGGAPIGIIIGVVAALVVLVAVVAGIVVWKKKKNSEFTAAPDHDMT from the exons ATGGAGCACTGCAGCGCTATAATAGAAGTCCTGTTGTATCTCTCAGTTTCTCTTCAGATCTCATCAGCAG tcacacacactctgcagtaCCTCTACACTGCACTCAGACCAGCAATAAATTTCCCAGAGTTCATTGCTGTTGGTCTGATGGATGGAGAGCAGTTTGTGTACTACGACAGCAACATCACGAAGATGATCCCAAAGACGGAGTGGATCCAGAAGATTGAAGCTGATGTTGCAGATTACTGGGACAGTCAGACTGTGCAGCAGTTGAATGATCAGGACAACTTCAAATTCAAACTGGATGCAGTAATGCAGCTCTGGAGCTTAAAGCAGACTGAAG gagttcatacactacagatgaTATATGGCTGTGAGCTCAATGATGACAGCACCACTAGAGGATACGAACAGTATGGTTTTGACGGAGAAGATTTCATCAGTCTGGATCTGAAAACTGGAACCTGGACAGCAGCTAATGATAAAGCTGAGATCAAAGAGAAGTGGGGGTCTACAGAAGCTGAGGCTCAACACAGGAAGAGCTACCTGGAGACAGAATGTATTCAGTGGTTAAAGAAATACATGTCTTATAGTAGAGAGACTCTGGAGAGGACAG tTCCTCCTACAGCGTCAGTGTTCCAGAAACACTCTTCTTCTCCAGACGTGGTGTGTCATGCTACAGGTTTCTTCCCCAAAACAGTGAATATCACCTGGCAGAAGGACGGAGAGGACGTGCATGAGGACGTGGATCTCAGAGAGACGTTACCCAACCAGGATGGAAGCTTCCAGAAGAGAAGCATTCTGACAGTCTCAGCTGAGGATCTGCagaaacacacctacacctgcGTGATTCAGCACAGCAGCTTGGAGAAGGAGATAGTGCTGCATAAGAAGGATCTTCGAATCCTGAATCCTG GTGGAGCTCCGATCGGTATCATCATTGGTGTAGTCGCGGCTCTCGTGGTTCTCGTTGCCGTTGTTGCTGGAATTGTggtctggaagaagaagaagaactctG AATTCACAGCTGCTCCAGATCATGACATGACCT ga
- the LOC108255576 gene encoding BOLA class I histocompatibility antigen, alpha chain BL3-7 isoform X1, translating to MEHCSAIIEVLLYLSVSLQISSAVTHTLQYLYTALRPAINFPEFIAVGLMDGEQFVYYDSNITKMIPKTEWIQKIEADVADYWDSQTVQQLNDQDNFKFKLDAVMQLWSLKQTEGVHTLQMIYGCELNDDSTTRGYEQYGFDGEDFISLDLKTGTWTAANDKAEIKEKWGSTEAEAQHRKSYLETECIQWLKKYMSYSRETLERTVPPTASVFQKHSSSPDVVCHATGFFPKTVNITWQKDGEDVHEDVDLRETLPNQDGSFQKRSILTVSAEDLQKHTYTCVIQHSSLEKEIVLHKKDLRILNPGGGSGGGSGGAPIGIIIGVVAALVVLVAVVAGIVVWKKKKNSEFTAAPDHDMT from the exons ATGGAGCACTGCAGCGCTATAATAGAAGTCCTGTTGTATCTCTCAGTTTCTCTTCAGATCTCATCAGCAG tcacacacactctgcagtaCCTCTACACTGCACTCAGACCAGCAATAAATTTCCCAGAGTTCATTGCTGTTGGTCTGATGGATGGAGAGCAGTTTGTGTACTACGACAGCAACATCACGAAGATGATCCCAAAGACGGAGTGGATCCAGAAGATTGAAGCTGATGTTGCAGATTACTGGGACAGTCAGACTGTGCAGCAGTTGAATGATCAGGACAACTTCAAATTCAAACTGGATGCAGTAATGCAGCTCTGGAGCTTAAAGCAGACTGAAG gagttcatacactacagatgaTATATGGCTGTGAGCTCAATGATGACAGCACCACTAGAGGATACGAACAGTATGGTTTTGACGGAGAAGATTTCATCAGTCTGGATCTGAAAACTGGAACCTGGACAGCAGCTAATGATAAAGCTGAGATCAAAGAGAAGTGGGGGTCTACAGAAGCTGAGGCTCAACACAGGAAGAGCTACCTGGAGACAGAATGTATTCAGTGGTTAAAGAAATACATGTCTTATAGTAGAGAGACTCTGGAGAGGACAG tTCCTCCTACAGCGTCAGTGTTCCAGAAACACTCTTCTTCTCCAGACGTGGTGTGTCATGCTACAGGTTTCTTCCCCAAAACAGTGAATATCACCTGGCAGAAGGACGGAGAGGACGTGCATGAGGACGTGGATCTCAGAGAGACGTTACCCAACCAGGATGGAAGCTTCCAGAAGAGAAGCATTCTGACAGTCTCAGCTGAGGATCTGCagaaacacacctacacctgcGTGATTCAGCACAGCAGCTTGGAGAAGGAGATAGTGCTGCATAAGAAGGATCTTCGAATCCTGAATCCTG GTGGAGGATCAGGTGGAGGATCAGGTGGAGCTCCGATCGGTATCATCATTGGTGTAGTCGCGGCTCTCGTGGTTCTCGTTGCCGTTGTTGCTGGAATTGTggtctggaagaagaagaagaactctG AATTCACAGCTGCTCCAGATCATGACATGACCT ga
- the LOC108255576 gene encoding RLA class I histocompatibility antigen, alpha chain 11/11 isoform X2: protein MEHCSAIIEVLLYLSVSLQISSAVTHTLQYLYTALRPAINFPEFIAVGLMDGEQFVYYDSNITKMIPKTEWIQKIEADVADYWDSQTVQQLNDQDNFKFKLDAVMQLWSLKQTEGVHTLQMIYGCELNDDSTTRGYEQYGFDGEDFISLDLKTGTWTAANDKAEIKEKWGSTEAEAQHRKSYLETECIQWLKKYMSYSRETLERTVPPTASVFQKHSSSPDVVCHATGFFPKTVNITWQKDGEDVHEDVDLRETLPNQDGSFQKRSILTVSAEDLQKHTYTCVIQHSSLEKEIVLHKKDLRILNPGGGSGGAPIGIIIGVVAALVVLVAVVAGIVVWKKKKNSEFTAAPDHDMT from the exons ATGGAGCACTGCAGCGCTATAATAGAAGTCCTGTTGTATCTCTCAGTTTCTCTTCAGATCTCATCAGCAG tcacacacactctgcagtaCCTCTACACTGCACTCAGACCAGCAATAAATTTCCCAGAGTTCATTGCTGTTGGTCTGATGGATGGAGAGCAGTTTGTGTACTACGACAGCAACATCACGAAGATGATCCCAAAGACGGAGTGGATCCAGAAGATTGAAGCTGATGTTGCAGATTACTGGGACAGTCAGACTGTGCAGCAGTTGAATGATCAGGACAACTTCAAATTCAAACTGGATGCAGTAATGCAGCTCTGGAGCTTAAAGCAGACTGAAG gagttcatacactacagatgaTATATGGCTGTGAGCTCAATGATGACAGCACCACTAGAGGATACGAACAGTATGGTTTTGACGGAGAAGATTTCATCAGTCTGGATCTGAAAACTGGAACCTGGACAGCAGCTAATGATAAAGCTGAGATCAAAGAGAAGTGGGGGTCTACAGAAGCTGAGGCTCAACACAGGAAGAGCTACCTGGAGACAGAATGTATTCAGTGGTTAAAGAAATACATGTCTTATAGTAGAGAGACTCTGGAGAGGACAG tTCCTCCTACAGCGTCAGTGTTCCAGAAACACTCTTCTTCTCCAGACGTGGTGTGTCATGCTACAGGTTTCTTCCCCAAAACAGTGAATATCACCTGGCAGAAGGACGGAGAGGACGTGCATGAGGACGTGGATCTCAGAGAGACGTTACCCAACCAGGATGGAAGCTTCCAGAAGAGAAGCATTCTGACAGTCTCAGCTGAGGATCTGCagaaacacacctacacctgcGTGATTCAGCACAGCAGCTTGGAGAAGGAGATAGTGCTGCATAAGAAGGATCTTCGAATCCTGAATCCTG GTGGAGGATCAGGTGGAGCTCCGATCGGTATCATCATTGGTGTAGTCGCGGCTCTCGTGGTTCTCGTTGCCGTTGTTGCTGGAATTGTggtctggaagaagaagaagaactctG AATTCACAGCTGCTCCAGATCATGACATGACCT ga
- the LOC108255576 gene encoding BOLA class I histocompatibility antigen, alpha chain BL3-6 isoform X4 — protein sequence MDGEQFVYYDSNITKMIPKTEWIQKIEADVADYWDSQTVQQLNDQDNFKFKLDAVMQLWSLKQTEGVHTLQMIYGCELNDDSTTRGYEQYGFDGEDFISLDLKTGTWTAANDKAEIKEKWGSTEAEAQHRKSYLETECIQWLKKYMSYSRETLERTVPPTASVFQKHSSSPDVVCHATGFFPKTVNITWQKDGEDVHEDVDLRETLPNQDGSFQKRSILTVSAEDLQKHTYTCVIQHSSLEKEIVLHKKDLRILNPGGGSGGGSGGAPIGIIIGVVAALVVLVAVVAGIVVWKKKKNSEFTAAPDHDMT from the exons ATGGATGGAGAGCAGTTTGTGTACTACGACAGCAACATCACGAAGATGATCCCAAAGACGGAGTGGATCCAGAAGATTGAAGCTGATGTTGCAGATTACTGGGACAGTCAGACTGTGCAGCAGTTGAATGATCAGGACAACTTCAAATTCAAACTGGATGCAGTAATGCAGCTCTGGAGCTTAAAGCAGACTGAAG gagttcatacactacagatgaTATATGGCTGTGAGCTCAATGATGACAGCACCACTAGAGGATACGAACAGTATGGTTTTGACGGAGAAGATTTCATCAGTCTGGATCTGAAAACTGGAACCTGGACAGCAGCTAATGATAAAGCTGAGATCAAAGAGAAGTGGGGGTCTACAGAAGCTGAGGCTCAACACAGGAAGAGCTACCTGGAGACAGAATGTATTCAGTGGTTAAAGAAATACATGTCTTATAGTAGAGAGACTCTGGAGAGGACAG tTCCTCCTACAGCGTCAGTGTTCCAGAAACACTCTTCTTCTCCAGACGTGGTGTGTCATGCTACAGGTTTCTTCCCCAAAACAGTGAATATCACCTGGCAGAAGGACGGAGAGGACGTGCATGAGGACGTGGATCTCAGAGAGACGTTACCCAACCAGGATGGAAGCTTCCAGAAGAGAAGCATTCTGACAGTCTCAGCTGAGGATCTGCagaaacacacctacacctgcGTGATTCAGCACAGCAGCTTGGAGAAGGAGATAGTGCTGCATAAGAAGGATCTTCGAATCCTGAATCCTG GTGGAGGATCAGGTGGAGGATCAGGTGGAGCTCCGATCGGTATCATCATTGGTGTAGTCGCGGCTCTCGTGGTTCTCGTTGCCGTTGTTGCTGGAATTGTggtctggaagaagaagaagaactctG AATTCACAGCTGCTCCAGATCATGACATGACCT ga